A single window of Streptomyces aquilus DNA harbors:
- the treY gene encoding malto-oligosyltrehalose synthase, with the protein MTPARPDPAVPTATYRLQLQPEFPFDAAAAAVPYLASLGVSHLHLSPVLEAVPGSPHGYDVVDHARVRGELGGEEGLRALARTAREHGLGLVVDIVPNHMAMAPRHNRALWEVLREGPKSPYARWFDVDWEAQGGQILLPVLGGPLGGELERLVVDGDVLRYYDHAFPLRDGTRDLPLPQLLDAQWYRLAWWRLARTELNYRRFFSISELIGVRVEDPEVFEATHGKILQLLHEGVVDGLRIDHPDGLADPDAYLLRLHEATGGRWTVVEKILADGEPLPASWPVAGTTGYDALRHVDGVFTDPAGFGELLGQYRRFAAPQTDRGGHWEATVRRAAYKVLTHELAAETERLTRVAVRLCATSPEPALRDRAPWALRTALQELLVRMEVYRPYSSTDAATVVTEEAAEEARQAFVVPEEAGAVDVVRDLMLGRAGDGPEHLEFRARFAQTSSALRAKSVEDTAFYRYVPLLSATEVGGNPGSPAVSPEDFHAYCARVQRDWPATGTVVSTHDTKRSADVRAALAVLTECPQRWADVLAEVTRTGDGVPDAQLAWAAWQTVFGLGPASPDRVRGALLKHVREAGLYTSWTEQEPPYEEAVAAFVAAGPCGVPGEHVAAFRSALEPSVRANLLGTALVHLTMPGVPDVYQGTEAEYRALVDPDNRRPVRFPPEEPGEKGALTAAALRLRARRPAAFGDSASYEPLAAEGPAAAHCLAFARSGEVVTAVTRLSLRLAEAGGWGETRLPLPPGRWADVLAPEREFTGHARVAELFEGLPVALLERVG; encoded by the coding sequence ATGACACCTGCGCGACCCGACCCGGCGGTGCCGACGGCCACCTACCGGCTTCAGCTACAGCCCGAGTTCCCCTTCGACGCCGCCGCGGCGGCCGTACCGTACCTCGCCTCGCTCGGCGTCTCGCATCTGCACCTGTCCCCCGTCCTGGAGGCCGTCCCCGGCTCCCCGCACGGCTACGACGTCGTCGACCACGCGCGCGTGCGCGGCGAACTGGGCGGCGAGGAGGGCCTGCGCGCGCTCGCGCGGACCGCGCGGGAGCACGGTCTGGGCCTGGTGGTGGACATCGTGCCGAACCACATGGCGATGGCCCCGCGTCACAACCGGGCGCTGTGGGAGGTGCTGCGGGAGGGCCCGAAGTCGCCGTACGCGCGCTGGTTCGACGTCGACTGGGAGGCGCAGGGCGGGCAGATCCTGCTGCCGGTGCTCGGCGGCCCGCTCGGCGGCGAGCTGGAGCGGCTGGTGGTCGACGGGGACGTCCTGCGCTACTACGACCACGCCTTCCCGCTCCGCGACGGCACCCGGGACCTGCCGCTGCCCCAGCTGCTCGACGCCCAGTGGTACCGCCTCGCGTGGTGGCGGCTGGCCCGTACCGAGCTCAACTACCGGCGGTTCTTCAGCATCTCGGAGCTGATCGGGGTGCGGGTGGAGGACCCGGAGGTGTTCGAGGCCACCCACGGCAAGATCCTCCAGCTGCTCCACGAGGGAGTGGTCGACGGGCTGCGGATCGACCACCCCGACGGGCTCGCGGACCCGGACGCCTATCTGCTGCGGCTGCACGAGGCGACGGGCGGGCGCTGGACGGTCGTGGAGAAGATCCTCGCGGACGGCGAGCCGCTGCCCGCCTCCTGGCCGGTCGCGGGGACCACCGGCTACGACGCGCTGCGCCACGTGGACGGGGTGTTCACGGACCCGGCGGGGTTCGGGGAACTCCTCGGGCAGTACCGGCGGTTCGCGGCCCCGCAGACCGACCGGGGCGGCCACTGGGAGGCGACGGTGCGGCGAGCGGCGTACAAGGTGCTCACGCACGAGCTGGCGGCCGAGACCGAGCGGCTGACCCGGGTGGCGGTCCGGCTGTGCGCCACGTCCCCGGAGCCCGCGCTGCGCGACCGGGCGCCCTGGGCGCTGCGCACGGCCCTCCAGGAGCTGCTGGTGCGGATGGAGGTCTACCGGCCGTACTCCTCGACCGACGCCGCGACCGTGGTGACCGAGGAGGCCGCCGAGGAGGCGCGGCAGGCGTTCGTCGTCCCGGAGGAGGCGGGCGCGGTCGACGTCGTCCGCGATCTGATGCTCGGGCGGGCGGGCGACGGGCCGGAGCACCTGGAGTTCCGGGCGCGGTTCGCGCAGACCTCGTCGGCGCTGCGGGCCAAGTCCGTGGAGGACACGGCGTTCTACCGCTACGTGCCGCTGCTGTCGGCGACCGAGGTGGGCGGGAACCCGGGCAGCCCGGCGGTGTCCCCGGAGGACTTCCACGCCTACTGCGCGCGCGTGCAGCGCGACTGGCCGGCCACCGGGACCGTCGTGTCGACGCACGACACCAAGCGCAGCGCGGACGTGCGGGCCGCGCTCGCCGTGCTCACCGAGTGCCCGCAGCGCTGGGCCGACGTGCTGGCCGAGGTGACGCGCACCGGCGACGGCGTCCCCGACGCCCAGCTGGCGTGGGCGGCCTGGCAGACCGTGTTCGGGCTCGGCCCGGCGAGCCCGGACCGGGTGCGGGGGGCGCTGCTGAAGCATGTGCGCGAGGCCGGGCTCTACACCAGCTGGACGGAGCAGGAACCGCCCTACGAGGAGGCGGTGGCGGCGTTCGTCGCGGCGGGGCCGTGCGGGGTGCCGGGCGAGCACGTGGCGGCCTTCCGGAGCGCCCTGGAGCCGTCGGTGCGGGCGAACCTGCTCGGCACGGCGCTGGTCCATCTGACGATGCCCGGGGTGCCGGACGTCTACCAGGGCACGGAGGCCGAGTACCGGGCGCTGGTGGACCCGGACAACCGGCGGCCGGTGCGGTTCCCGCCGGAAGAGCCGGGCGAGAAGGGCGCGTTGACGGCGGCGGCGCTGCGGCTGCGCGCCCGTCGGCCCGCCGCGTTCGGTGACTCGGCGTCGTACGAGCCGCTCGCCGCCGAGGGCCCGGCGGCGGCCCACTGTCTGGCGTTCGCCCGCTCCGGGGAGGTCGTCACCGCCGTCACCCGGCTGTCGCTGCGGCTGGCGGAGGCGGGCGGCTGGGGCGAGACCCGGCTGCCGCTGCCGCCGGGGCGGTGGGCCGATGTGCTGGCCCCGGAGCGGGAGTTCACGGGACACGCGCGCGTGGCGGAGCTTTTCGAGGGCCTGCCGGTGGCTCTGCTGGAGAGGGTGGGGTAG
- the glgX gene encoding glycogen debranching protein GlgX, with product MQVWPGEAYPLGATYDGAGTNFAVFTEAADRVELCLLHDDGSETAVELRESDAFVRHAYLPGVMPGQRYGFRVHGPYAPERGLRCNSAKLLLDPYARAISGSIRWGEEVYGYHFDAPEKRNDLDSAPHTMSSVVVNPYFDWGDDRRPRTDYHHTVIYEAHVKGLTMRHPGLPEELRGTYAALAHPAIIEHLTELGVTALELMPVHQFVNDHRLVDMGLNNYWGYNTIGFFAPHNAYASWGDRGQQVLEFKSAVRALHEAGIEVILDVVYNHTAEGNHLGPTLSFRGLDNPSYYRLTDDPRYYMDTTGTGNSLLMRSPHVLQLIMDSLRYWVTEMHVDGFRFDLAATLARQFHEVDRLSSFFDLVQQDPVVSQVKLIAEPWDVGEGGYQVGNFPPLWTEWNGKYRDTVRDLWRGERRAVAEFASRLTGSSDLYQDDGRRPLASINFVTCHDGFTLHDLVSYNDKHNMANGEENRDGESHNRSWNCGAEGETDDPHVLELRARQMRNFIATLMLSQGVPMLSHGDEFARTQRGNNNAYCQDSELAWVQWPEEGEVFGDLLAFTRAMVWLRRDHPVFRRRRFFHGRPVEGTHDELSDIAWFTPEGEEMTQRDWDRAKASALSVFLNGNAISEPGPRGERISDDSFLLMFNASHKTLDFVVPVNHGRQWEVVVDTARAEGQPQGSGPKVRAGDRLTLVDRSMTVLQRPV from the coding sequence ATGCAGGTCTGGCCTGGAGAGGCATATCCACTCGGTGCCACGTACGACGGCGCCGGCACGAACTTCGCGGTCTTCACGGAGGCCGCGGACCGAGTTGAGCTGTGTCTGCTGCACGACGACGGCTCTGAGACGGCGGTGGAACTGCGCGAGTCCGACGCGTTCGTACGGCACGCGTATCTGCCCGGCGTGATGCCGGGACAGCGGTACGGCTTCCGGGTGCACGGCCCGTACGCCCCGGAGCGCGGACTGCGCTGCAACTCCGCGAAACTGCTGCTCGATCCGTACGCGCGTGCGATCAGCGGTTCGATCCGGTGGGGCGAGGAGGTGTACGGCTACCACTTCGACGCGCCCGAGAAGCGCAACGACCTGGACTCCGCCCCGCACACCATGAGCTCGGTCGTGGTCAACCCGTACTTCGACTGGGGCGACGACCGCCGCCCCCGTACCGACTACCACCACACGGTGATCTACGAGGCCCATGTGAAGGGCCTCACCATGCGCCACCCGGGTCTGCCCGAGGAACTGCGGGGTACGTACGCCGCCCTCGCGCATCCGGCGATCATCGAGCACCTCACCGAGCTGGGCGTGACGGCGCTGGAGCTGATGCCGGTCCATCAGTTCGTCAACGACCACCGGCTGGTCGACATGGGCCTCAACAACTACTGGGGCTACAACACGATCGGCTTCTTCGCCCCGCACAACGCGTACGCCTCCTGGGGCGACCGCGGCCAGCAGGTCCTGGAGTTCAAGTCGGCGGTCCGCGCGCTGCACGAGGCCGGGATCGAGGTCATCCTCGACGTCGTCTACAACCACACCGCGGAGGGCAACCACCTGGGCCCGACGCTGTCCTTCCGGGGCCTGGACAACCCGTCCTACTACCGCCTCACCGACGATCCCCGCTACTACATGGACACCACGGGCACCGGCAACTCCCTGCTGATGCGCTCCCCGCACGTCCTCCAGCTGATCATGGACTCGCTGCGCTACTGGGTCACCGAGATGCATGTCGACGGCTTCCGCTTCGACCTCGCGGCGACCCTGGCCCGGCAGTTCCACGAGGTGGACCGGCTGTCGTCGTTCTTCGACCTGGTGCAGCAGGACCCGGTGGTCTCGCAGGTGAAGCTGATCGCCGAACCGTGGGACGTCGGCGAGGGCGGCTACCAGGTGGGCAACTTCCCGCCGCTGTGGACCGAGTGGAACGGCAAGTACCGCGACACCGTGCGCGACCTGTGGCGCGGTGAGCGGCGGGCGGTCGCGGAGTTCGCGTCCCGGCTGACCGGTTCCTCGGACCTCTACCAGGACGACGGACGCCGCCCGCTGGCCTCCATCAACTTCGTGACCTGCCACGACGGCTTCACGCTGCACGACCTCGTCTCGTACAACGACAAGCACAACATGGCCAACGGCGAGGAGAACCGGGACGGCGAGAGCCACAACCGGTCCTGGAACTGCGGGGCCGAGGGCGAGACCGACGACCCGCACGTGCTGGAGCTGCGCGCCCGCCAGATGCGCAACTTCATCGCCACGCTGATGCTGTCCCAGGGCGTGCCGATGCTCAGCCACGGCGACGAGTTCGCCCGCACCCAGCGCGGCAACAACAACGCCTACTGCCAGGACAGCGAGCTGGCGTGGGTGCAGTGGCCGGAGGAGGGCGAGGTGTTCGGCGACCTGCTGGCCTTCACGCGCGCGATGGTGTGGCTGCGCCGGGACCATCCGGTCTTCCGCCGCCGGCGGTTCTTCCACGGGCGGCCCGTGGAGGGCACCCACGACGAGCTGTCGGACATCGCCTGGTTCACCCCGGAGGGCGAGGAGATGACCCAGCGGGACTGGGACCGGGCCAAGGCGTCGGCCCTCTCGGTGTTCCTCAACGGCAACGCGATCTCCGAGCCGGGCCCGCGCGGGGAGCGGATCAGCGACGACTCGTTCCTGCTGATGTTCAACGCCTCGCACAAGACGCTGGACTTCGTGGTGCCCGTCAACCACGGCCGCCAGTGGGAGGTCGTCGTCGACACCGCGCGCGCGGAGGGACAGCCACAGGGCTCCGGCCCGAAGGTGCGGGCCGGGGACCGGCTGACCCTGGTGGACCGGAGCATGACGGTGTTGCAGCGCCCGGTCTAG
- a CDS encoding Tat pathway signal sequence domain protein yields MRKIVHRHLGKVVAGAAIAVASTAVMVGVTLPGTAGADETGGTKGDGKAAAAQQLGQDEQGAPVAPGVVQEAPDEGDKGKGGDPLTDDEIARAQKIAVNRQTFAATQDVDGERGPQQLTVDLAEPENDGTDTSRRADVSYYDYRDDTLVTKTVDLDTGKVVDSTDQHGVQPPPSRAESSAAAALLIADPLGAGLKADYKDAMGKELTSPDQLQLSGGIYRAAPGAQPAALDKCGEHRCVRLFTKVKNGPWIDTTFLVIDLSAHKVAELKH; encoded by the coding sequence GTGCGCAAGATAGTGCACCGCCACCTGGGCAAGGTGGTGGCAGGTGCGGCCATCGCGGTGGCCTCGACCGCCGTGATGGTCGGTGTCACCCTGCCGGGGACGGCGGGCGCCGACGAAACGGGCGGGACCAAGGGCGACGGCAAGGCGGCCGCCGCCCAGCAGCTGGGGCAGGACGAGCAGGGCGCGCCCGTCGCGCCGGGCGTCGTCCAGGAGGCCCCGGACGAAGGGGACAAGGGCAAGGGCGGCGATCCGCTGACCGACGACGAGATCGCCCGGGCCCAGAAGATCGCCGTGAACCGGCAGACGTTCGCCGCGACGCAGGACGTGGACGGCGAGCGCGGTCCGCAGCAGCTGACCGTCGACCTGGCCGAGCCGGAGAACGACGGCACCGACACGTCCCGGCGGGCCGACGTGTCGTACTACGACTACCGGGACGACACGCTGGTCACCAAGACCGTCGACCTGGACACCGGGAAGGTCGTGGACTCCACCGACCAGCACGGCGTCCAGCCGCCGCCGAGCCGCGCCGAGAGCAGTGCGGCGGCGGCCCTGCTGATCGCCGACCCGCTGGGAGCCGGCCTCAAGGCCGACTACAAGGACGCGATGGGCAAGGAGCTCACCTCGCCGGACCAGCTCCAGCTCAGTGGCGGCATCTACCGGGCCGCGCCGGGCGCACAGCCGGCCGCGCTGGACAAGTGCGGCGAGCACCGCTGCGTGCGGCTGTTCACGAAGGTCAAGAACGGGCCGTGGATCGACACCACGTTCCTGGTCATCGACCTGAGCGCCCACAAGGTCGCCGAACTCAAGCACTGA
- a CDS encoding copper amine oxidase, with translation MRVNRISHARGRTAALGLAVAALAAGLTTGAGPATAQPQSAAAAAPDCSAAFRIEQKLASGTTWRMCWRYDSMAGLVLDDITYQPKGEPAPIKVLNSARLGQIHVPYDDGRAEYDDLTGQDFAKDLMNLAPAECPGGTIKTVKIPDPYPDQNPNVKGLCTTTRSRGHAYRMQGDTANKVYQAQGKDFLVYTVNQVGWYEYMTEFRFQDDGTINMNVGATGTLSPFDYDAGDGKGWPIGKGAAKDKATSHTHNVFWRLDFALDGSTKNRVEQYDSTLTPRGADTPTVKTTRTKVTKELAGDAKTYRWWRMVSATGKNKDNHARSYEFVPGPTTRYPGRSYTKHDIYFTQYDKCELFSSNNPRCDRDHPKSVDKWVNGQTLTHPVAWVNVGFHHIARDEDQQPMPVHWQGFSIVPRDVTAMNPLTPADLAGQNGNYTGGS, from the coding sequence ATGCGCGTCAACAGAATCAGCCACGCCCGCGGCCGGACGGCGGCCCTCGGCCTCGCCGTCGCCGCGCTGGCCGCCGGACTGACCACCGGGGCCGGACCGGCCACCGCGCAGCCGCAGAGCGCCGCCGCGGCCGCGCCCGACTGCAGCGCCGCCTTCCGCATCGAGCAGAAGCTCGCCAGCGGCACCACCTGGCGGATGTGCTGGCGTTACGACAGCATGGCCGGCCTCGTCCTGGACGACATCACCTACCAGCCCAAGGGTGAGCCCGCCCCGATCAAGGTCCTCAACAGCGCCCGGCTCGGCCAGATCCACGTCCCGTACGACGACGGACGGGCCGAGTACGACGACCTGACCGGCCAGGACTTCGCCAAGGACCTGATGAACCTGGCGCCCGCCGAATGCCCCGGCGGCACCATCAAGACCGTCAAGATCCCGGACCCCTACCCGGACCAGAACCCCAACGTCAAGGGCCTGTGCACCACCACCCGGTCCCGCGGACACGCCTACCGCATGCAGGGCGACACCGCGAACAAGGTCTACCAGGCCCAGGGCAAGGACTTCCTCGTCTACACGGTCAACCAGGTCGGCTGGTACGAGTACATGACCGAGTTCCGGTTCCAGGACGACGGCACCATCAACATGAACGTCGGCGCCACCGGCACCCTCTCGCCGTTCGACTACGACGCGGGCGACGGCAAGGGCTGGCCCATCGGCAAGGGCGCCGCCAAGGACAAGGCCACCAGCCACACCCACAACGTCTTCTGGCGGCTCGACTTCGCCCTCGACGGCTCCACCAAGAACCGGGTCGAGCAGTACGACTCCACGCTCACCCCGCGCGGCGCGGACACCCCCACCGTCAAGACCACCCGCACCAAGGTCACCAAGGAGCTCGCGGGCGACGCCAAGACCTACCGCTGGTGGCGGATGGTCAGCGCGACCGGCAAGAACAAGGACAACCACGCGCGGTCCTACGAGTTCGTCCCCGGCCCCACCACCCGCTACCCGGGCCGCAGTTACACCAAGCACGACATCTACTTCACCCAGTACGACAAGTGCGAGCTGTTCTCCAGCAACAACCCGCGCTGTGACCGCGACCACCCCAAGTCCGTGGACAAGTGGGTCAACGGCCAGACGCTCACGCACCCGGTCGCCTGGGTCAACGTCGGCTTCCACCACATCGCCCGCGACGAGGACCAGCAGCCGATGCCGGTCCACTGGCAGGGCTTCTCGATCGTCCCGCGCGACGTCACCGCTATGAATCCGCTCACTCCGGCGGACCTCGCCGGGCAGAACGGCAACTACACAGGCGGTAGTTGA
- a CDS encoding SAV2148 family HEPN domain-containing protein has protein sequence MGSGGLELPPGDEGHEGNSADVPPGTVSLARPMDAAGSIGPELDWDADAWREVRTRAQRAGRAYIWLNLVEQRLRAVVAAVLRPIYEPVHGDDWVVAAAGPAGQEWVQRAVAVREVSRRKGYLLDPADDNVLSFLTLPQLRELMVQHWPCFEPYVDERRDVELALDELEVTRNVVSRNRALSEAVLGQAERASARLLEILGAGGDVPSARRLPVDAVEDLVGDRYADVVAVHPDRVRLLRQFPAEDIFGGARRLDAVGIGLNLLVQNFSGRRLVRLAEAGCRVRLLFLNPASSAVKRRERELGMKRGELSRAVEMNILHMRRVRSRLRDPGAFEIQVYDETPRFAAYLVDGDGTDGVAVVQSYLRRSRGMEAPVLVLRNGNKVVKPGEIDESGLFPTYREEFETAWADSRPVS, from the coding sequence GTGGGCTCGGGAGGGCTGGAGTTGCCCCCTGGTGACGAGGGTCACGAGGGGAACTCCGCAGACGTCCCGCCCGGCACGGTGTCGCTGGCCCGGCCCATGGACGCCGCCGGTTCCATCGGGCCGGAGCTGGACTGGGACGCCGACGCCTGGCGCGAGGTGCGTACGCGCGCCCAGCGAGCCGGCCGGGCCTACATCTGGCTGAACCTGGTCGAACAGCGGCTGCGCGCGGTCGTGGCCGCTGTTCTGCGTCCCATCTACGAACCCGTCCACGGCGACGACTGGGTGGTGGCCGCCGCCGGGCCCGCCGGCCAGGAATGGGTGCAGCGCGCGGTCGCCGTACGCGAAGTCAGCCGCCGCAAGGGCTACTTGCTCGATCCGGCCGACGACAACGTCCTCAGTTTCCTCACGCTGCCGCAGCTGCGGGAGCTGATGGTGCAGCACTGGCCCTGCTTCGAGCCCTACGTCGACGAGCGCCGGGACGTCGAACTCGCCCTGGACGAGCTGGAAGTGACCCGGAACGTCGTCTCCCGCAACCGGGCCCTGTCCGAGGCCGTCCTCGGCCAGGCCGAACGGGCCTCGGCGCGGCTCCTGGAGATACTCGGCGCGGGCGGCGACGTCCCCTCCGCGCGCCGGCTCCCCGTGGACGCGGTCGAGGACCTCGTCGGCGACCGGTACGCGGACGTGGTCGCCGTACACCCCGACCGGGTGCGGCTGCTGCGCCAGTTCCCCGCCGAGGACATCTTCGGCGGCGCCCGCCGCCTCGACGCGGTCGGCATCGGACTCAACCTCCTCGTGCAGAACTTCTCCGGCCGGCGCCTGGTGCGGCTCGCCGAGGCGGGCTGCCGGGTGCGGCTGCTGTTCCTGAACCCCGCCTCCAGCGCCGTCAAGCGGCGCGAGCGGGAACTCGGCATGAAACGCGGCGAGTTGAGCCGGGCCGTCGAGATGAACATCCTCCACATGCGCCGGGTGCGCTCCCGGCTGCGCGACCCGGGCGCCTTCGAGATCCAGGTCTACGACGAGACGCCGCGCTTCGCCGCCTACCTCGTCGACGGCGACGGCACGGACGGGGTCGCCGTCGTGCAGTCCTATCTGCGGCGGTCGCGGGGGATGGAGGCACCGGTGCTGGTGCTGCGCAACGGGAACAAAGTCGTCAAACCGGGCGAGATCGACGAGAGCGGTCTCTTCCCGACGTATCGCGAGGAGTTCGAGACGGCTTGGGCGGATTCGCGGCCGGTGTCGTGA
- a CDS encoding 3'-5' exonuclease encodes MGWHRELLIGFDLETTGTDPREARIVTGAVIEVRAGQVMGHREWLADPGVEIPADAVAVHGISNEHATAEGRPADQVADAIADVLATYWKAGVPVVAYNAAFDLTLLSAELHRHGLPSLRDRLGGIDPAPVVDPYTIDRAVDRYRRGKRNLEAVCGEYGVPLDSAHDASADALAAARLAGAIADRHPKIAALGPADLHRSQITWYAEWAADFQNFLRRKGETDAVVDGTWPLRELTADETV; translated from the coding sequence ATGGGCTGGCACCGGGAGCTGCTGATCGGCTTCGACCTGGAGACGACCGGGACCGATCCGCGCGAGGCGCGCATCGTCACGGGGGCCGTGATCGAGGTGAGGGCCGGGCAGGTCATGGGCCACCGCGAGTGGCTCGCCGATCCGGGCGTGGAGATCCCGGCGGACGCGGTCGCGGTCCACGGCATCAGCAACGAACACGCGACCGCCGAGGGCAGGCCGGCCGACCAGGTCGCCGACGCCATCGCGGACGTGCTGGCGACCTACTGGAAGGCGGGCGTCCCGGTCGTCGCCTACAACGCGGCCTTCGACCTGACCCTGCTCTCCGCGGAACTCCACCGCCACGGCCTGCCGTCCCTGCGCGACCGCCTCGGCGGCATCGACCCGGCCCCGGTCGTCGACCCGTACACGATCGACCGCGCCGTCGACCGCTACCGCCGCGGCAAGCGCAACCTCGAAGCCGTCTGCGGGGAGTACGGAGTCCCGCTCGACTCCGCCCACGACGCCTCCGCCGACGCCCTCGCCGCGGCCCGCCTCGCCGGCGCGATAGCCGACCGCCACCCCAAGATCGCCGCCCTCGGCCCGGCCGACCTGCACCGCAGCCAGATCACCTGGTACGCGGAATGGGCGGCCGACTTCCAGAACTTCCTGCGCCGCAAGGGAGAGACGGACGCCGTGGTGGACGGGACGTGGCCGCTGCGGGAGCTGACGGCGGACGAGACGGTCTGA
- a CDS encoding phosphotransferase enzyme family protein, with protein MDEARAREVLAEAAVLPGAAGEARLLALGENAVFAAGDLVVKVGRDAELLDRARRELDIALWLAEAEVPAVRAAEPKPLLVAGHPVTVWHRMPDAVRPAEPRDLAELLRVVHALPSPSFELPPRELLGGVERWLRLAGDAIDPADAAYLRERRDGFATAAAALTPHLPRGPIHGDALPRNVHVGPDGPVLVDLETFSADLREHDLVVMALSRDRYGLPAAAYDDFTEAYGWDVRAWEGCSVLRGARETASCAWVAQHAPSNPRALAEFERRVASLRDGDETVRWYPF; from the coding sequence ATGGACGAGGCACGGGCGCGCGAGGTGCTGGCCGAGGCGGCGGTGCTGCCCGGGGCGGCCGGGGAGGCGCGGCTGCTGGCGCTCGGCGAGAACGCCGTGTTCGCCGCCGGTGACCTGGTCGTGAAGGTGGGCCGGGACGCCGAACTCCTGGACCGGGCGCGCCGGGAGCTGGACATCGCGCTGTGGCTCGCCGAGGCGGAGGTGCCCGCGGTACGGGCGGCCGAGCCGAAGCCCCTGCTCGTCGCGGGGCACCCGGTGACGGTGTGGCACCGGATGCCCGACGCCGTACGGCCCGCCGAGCCCCGGGATTTGGCCGAACTGCTACGGGTCGTCCACGCCCTGCCCTCCCCTTCCTTCGAACTGCCGCCCCGCGAGCTGCTGGGCGGTGTGGAACGCTGGCTGCGGCTCGCGGGCGACGCGATCGACCCCGCGGACGCGGCGTATCTGCGGGAGCGCCGGGACGGCTTCGCGACGGCCGCCGCCGCGCTCACCCCGCACCTTCCGCGCGGCCCCATCCACGGCGACGCGCTCCCCCGCAATGTGCATGTCGGCCCCGACGGTCCCGTCCTGGTCGACCTGGAGACCTTCTCCGCGGACCTGCGCGAGCACGACCTGGTGGTGATGGCGCTGTCCCGGGACCGGTACGGGCTGCCGGCGGCGGCTTACGACGACTTCACCGAGGCGTACGGCTGGGACGTGCGCGCGTGGGAGGGCTGCTCGGTGCTCCGGGGCGCCCGGGAGACGGCGAGCTGCGCCTGGGTGGCCCAGCACGCGCCGAGCAACCCGCGGGCGTTGGCGGAGTTCGAGCGGCGGGTGGCGTCGCTCAGGGACGGGGACGAGACCGTGCGCTGGTATCCGTTCTGA
- a CDS encoding carbohydrate ABC transporter permease, which yields MTSLTATKRSTRGAPRAERGRGAVDRGAWFLVLPALIPILVLSVGPLLYGILLAFTDAQSGRTRSTQWIGGLNFQDLLHDTLFWESFRIGLVWAVGVTVPQFLLALGLALLLDEDLRLRWLARALAIVPWAMPEVVVGVMWRLVYNPDAGVLNETLRDLGLGDGRDWLAGLSTALPAVIVVGVWAGMPQTTVALLAGLQNTPRELHEAAAMDGAGAWRRFRTVTWPALRPVALAITALNFIWNFNSFALVYVLTSGGPGGRTRLPMLFAYEEAFRYGQFGYAAAMGCVMVAVISVLLAVFLAGRLKGGDEA from the coding sequence GTGACATCGCTGACCGCGACGAAGCGGTCGACGCGGGGTGCGCCACGCGCCGAGAGGGGCCGCGGGGCGGTGGACCGCGGCGCCTGGTTCCTGGTGCTGCCCGCGCTGATCCCGATCCTCGTCCTGAGCGTCGGACCGCTGCTCTACGGCATCCTGCTGGCGTTCACCGACGCCCAGTCGGGGCGCACCCGGTCCACCCAGTGGATCGGCGGCCTCAACTTCCAGGACCTGCTGCACGACACGCTGTTCTGGGAGTCGTTCCGGATCGGCCTGGTGTGGGCCGTCGGGGTGACCGTGCCCCAGTTCCTGCTGGCGCTCGGCCTCGCGCTGCTGCTCGACGAGGACCTCAGACTGCGCTGGCTGGCCCGCGCGCTGGCGATCGTCCCGTGGGCCATGCCGGAGGTCGTCGTCGGTGTCATGTGGCGGCTCGTCTACAACCCGGACGCGGGCGTCCTCAACGAGACCCTGCGCGACCTCGGCCTCGGCGACGGCCGGGACTGGCTCGCGGGCCTGTCCACCGCCCTGCCCGCCGTCATCGTCGTCGGCGTGTGGGCCGGCATGCCGCAGACGACGGTCGCCCTGCTCGCCGGCCTCCAGAACACCCCGCGCGAACTCCACGAGGCGGCGGCGATGGACGGCGCGGGCGCCTGGCGCCGGTTCCGCACGGTCACCTGGCCCGCCCTCCGGCCGGTCGCGCTCGCGATCACGGCGCTCAACTTCATCTGGAACTTCAACTCCTTCGCCCTGGTCTACGTCCTGACCAGCGGCGGACCCGGCGGCCGTACCCGGCTGCCCATGCTGTTCGCCTACGAAGAGGCCTTCCGCTACGGCCAGTTCGGCTACGCGGCGGCCATGGGATGCGTGATGGTCGCCGTGATCTCGGTGCTGCTCGCCGTCTTCCTGGCGGGCCGGCTGAAGGGCGGTGACGAGGCATGA